The Granulicella sibirica genome has a segment encoding these proteins:
- a CDS encoding type II CAAX prenyl endopeptidase Rce1 family protein, whose amino-acid sequence MSLFITPDIASSRLRRLPQLLLFAGFAAWYYGSDALASRAANGFSVRFRLGLGEPLLEVIFHLFLLVLGFVALETIARQAVPLGVLIALPVRLTSYREWAIGAAVAWATVIVALLPLILSARLHAQIEWTGRSLIATILTLGMLWVASLAHEITFRGYPFRCLIGAVGATPAVILMMLGSGFAVWRNPYAPRAGVLAAMLMTLLLSLGWLRTRGIWLPWGLHFALTASLGVLFGLPIAGVSDLASMVRGSTLGPDWLTGGDFGPSAALFSLVVMIGAIVVLVRATRDFAWEYTHAPIVAGGYEVVVAPPAAHTAMEQATVKKAPALVQILPSAPQGISAPRPDTPAPPPPMPDRLH is encoded by the coding sequence TTGTCGTTGTTTATTACTCCAGATATCGCGTCGTCCCGCCTGCGTCGTCTACCGCAACTGCTTCTCTTTGCCGGGTTCGCAGCGTGGTATTACGGGTCGGACGCGCTCGCGTCACGAGCCGCGAATGGGTTCTCGGTCCGCTTCCGGCTTGGCCTCGGTGAACCCCTGCTGGAAGTGATCTTCCACCTGTTCCTGCTCGTCCTCGGCTTTGTAGCGCTCGAGACGATTGCTCGGCAGGCCGTGCCGCTTGGTGTCTTGATCGCGCTCCCCGTGCGGCTCACCTCGTATCGGGAGTGGGCGATCGGAGCAGCCGTAGCATGGGCCACAGTCATAGTGGCTCTGCTTCCGCTGATTCTTTCCGCGCGCTTGCATGCGCAGATCGAGTGGACGGGCCGCAGTCTGATCGCGACGATCCTGACGCTCGGCATGCTTTGGGTGGCCTCTCTCGCCCATGAGATCACCTTCCGGGGATACCCGTTCCGCTGCCTGATCGGAGCGGTCGGGGCAACGCCCGCCGTCATCCTCATGATGCTCGGCTCAGGATTCGCGGTCTGGCGCAACCCATACGCCCCACGAGCAGGGGTTCTCGCGGCGATGCTTATGACCCTCCTGCTTTCGCTCGGCTGGCTAAGGACGCGCGGCATCTGGCTTCCGTGGGGACTGCACTTTGCCCTGACGGCAAGCCTTGGCGTGCTGTTCGGTCTGCCGATCGCTGGCGTCTCGGACCTCGCTTCGATGGTTCGGGGAAGCACCCTTGGCCCCGACTGGCTTACAGGTGGAGATTTCGGGCCGAGTGCCGCGCTCTTTTCGCTCGTGGTCATGATCGGAGCGATCGTGGTTCTCGTCAGGGCGACCCGCGACTTTGCATGGGAGTACACTCACGCGCCGATCGTGGCCGGAGGATACGAAGTGGTCGTTGCCCCTCCAGCGGCCCATACCGCGATGGAACAGGCGACGGTGAAGAAAGCTCCGGCGCTCGTGCAGATCCTTCCATCTGCGCCTCAGGGCATCTCGGCTCCCAGGCCCGACACTCCGGCACCTCCTCCACCGATGCCGGATCGTCTGCACTGA